From one Pseudomonas sp. S35 genomic stretch:
- the zigA gene encoding zinc metallochaperone GTPase ZigA yields MPNRLPVTVLSGFLGAGKSTLLNYVLRNRENLRVAVIVNDMSEINIDGSEVQRDVTLNRSEEKLVEMSNGCICCTLREDLLEEVAKLAKEGRFDYLLIESTGISEPLPVAETFTFRDENDQSLADIARLDTMVTVVDGMNFLLDYQAAESLASRGETLGEEDERSITDLLIEQIEFADVILISKIDLISSREREELMAILERLNAQAHIIPMVMGEVPLHKILNTGLFDFERAAQAPGWLQELRGEHVPETEEYGIASTAYRARRPFHPQRFFDFIDRPWVNGKLLRSKGFFWLASKHQDAGSWSQAGGLMRHGFAGRWWRFVPKSQWPQDEESVAAIMGNWHLSTGDCRQELVFIGQNIDFAQMRAALDACLLTDEEMAVGVEGWRLLADPFGPWYEEAA; encoded by the coding sequence ATGCCCAATCGTCTCCCCGTTACCGTGTTGTCTGGCTTTCTCGGCGCCGGTAAAAGCACATTGCTCAACTATGTCCTGCGCAACCGCGAAAACCTGCGAGTGGCAGTGATCGTCAACGACATGAGTGAAATCAACATCGACGGCAGCGAGGTACAGCGCGACGTCACGCTCAATCGCTCGGAAGAAAAACTGGTGGAGATGAGCAACGGCTGCATCTGCTGCACCTTGCGTGAAGACTTGCTGGAAGAAGTCGCAAAACTCGCCAAGGAAGGTCGGTTTGATTACCTGTTGATTGAGTCCACCGGTATCTCCGAACCGTTGCCAGTGGCTGAAACCTTCACCTTTCGTGATGAAAACGACCAGAGCCTGGCCGACATCGCGCGCCTGGACACTATGGTCACGGTGGTCGACGGCATGAACTTCCTGCTCGATTACCAGGCCGCCGAGAGCCTGGCCTCACGGGGCGAAACCCTGGGGGAAGAGGACGAGCGCTCGATCACTGACCTGTTGATCGAGCAGATTGAATTCGCCGATGTCATTTTGATCAGCAAGATCGACCTGATCAGCAGCCGCGAACGCGAAGAGTTGATGGCCATCCTTGAGCGCCTCAATGCCCAGGCGCACATCATCCCGATGGTCATGGGCGAAGTGCCGCTGCACAAGATCCTAAATACCGGCCTCTTCGACTTCGAGCGCGCCGCCCAAGCGCCAGGCTGGTTGCAGGAATTGCGCGGTGAGCATGTGCCGGAAACCGAAGAATATGGCATTGCCTCCACGGCGTATCGCGCGCGCCGCCCGTTCCATCCGCAACGTTTTTTCGACTTTATCGACCGGCCTTGGGTGAACGGCAAACTGCTGCGCTCCAAGGGTTTTTTCTGGCTGGCCAGCAAGCACCAGGATGCGGGCAGTTGGTCCCAGGCCGGTGGCTTGATGCGTCACGGATTTGCCGGGCGCTGGTGGCGTTTCGTACCAAAAAGCCAGTGGCCCCAGGACGAAGAGAGCGTCGCGGCGATCATGGGCAACTGGCACCTGAGCACCGGCGACTGTCGCCAGGAACTGGTGTTTATTGGGCAGAACATCGACTTCGCCCAAATGCGCGCAGCGCTCGACGCGTGCTTGCTCACCGATGAAGAAATGGCCGTGGGCGTCGAAGGTTGGCGCCTGTTGGCTGATCCGTTTGGTCCTTGGTATGAAGAGGCAGCCTGA
- the dksA gene encoding RNA polymerase-binding protein DksA has protein sequence MTEQDLLTQPPADYMNEAQQGFFRELLLTQRAELQARIEGEFLVLREQETNSDPADVGSAEEQRQWQLRLLEREKKLLDKIDDALELLARGEYGWCRETGEPIGLQRLLLRPTATLCIEAKEREELRERHKRAI, from the coding sequence ATGACCGAACAAGACCTGCTGACCCAACCGCCTGCCGACTACATGAATGAAGCCCAGCAGGGCTTCTTTCGCGAACTGTTGCTGACTCAGCGCGCTGAACTGCAAGCGCGCATCGAAGGCGAATTCCTGGTCCTGCGCGAGCAGGAAACCAACAGCGACCCAGCCGATGTCGGCAGCGCCGAAGAGCAACGCCAATGGCAACTGCGCCTGCTGGAGCGGGAGAAGAAGCTGCTGGACAAGATCGACGACGCCCTCGAACTGCTGGCCCGTGGCGAATACGGCTGGTGCCGCGAAACCGGCGAACCCATTGGCTTGCAACGTCTGTTGCTACGCCCCACCGCCACCCTGTGTATCGAAGCCAAAGAACGTGAAGAGCTGCGCGAACGCCATAAACGGGCGATTTGA
- a CDS encoding glutamine synthetase: protein MKYLVCALLLAAAGPACAQAPNPLANCTRSANLLACVDPQGNAYSVATVGSTTYLRGYEVVGKRYWAQTNSRYGQLTFFTGLASNGEAWVGYTRRVGWTTINRFSSSGGASAKFTCSRITGC, encoded by the coding sequence ATGAAATACCTGGTGTGCGCCCTGTTACTGGCAGCGGCAGGGCCGGCCTGTGCACAAGCGCCGAATCCGCTGGCCAACTGCACGCGCAGTGCCAACCTGCTGGCCTGTGTCGATCCGCAGGGCAATGCCTACAGCGTGGCGACGGTGGGCAGCACCACGTATTTGCGCGGTTACGAGGTGGTCGGCAAACGCTATTGGGCACAAACCAACAGCCGCTACGGGCAACTGACGTTTTTTACTGGCTTGGCTTCGAATGGGGAGGCGTGGGTCGGCTACACACGGCGCGTGGGCTGGACCACCATCAACCGGTTTTCCAGTTCCGGCGGCGCCAGCGCTAAGTTCACCTGCAGCCGCATTACCGGTTGTTAG
- a CDS encoding N-acetylmuramoyl-L-alanine amidase — MHRRQLLNLLLASPFFVLPFTAHATQIRNARLWRSDDKLRLVFDLSGPVHYKTFSLTAPERLIIDLSGAGLSGDFSQLELKNSGITAIRSGHFGKADTRIVLDLAAPMQLNSFVLPPQDGQGHRLVLDLTSATQAPRQIVAQSTSPAEKAHPKRDIMVVVDPGHGGKDPGAIGSKGQREKDVVLSIAQLLAKRLKREKGFDVKLVRNDDFFVPLRKRVDIARQHKADMFISVHADAAPRLTACGASVYALSEGGATSATARFMAQRENGADLLGATTLLDLKDKDPMLAGVILDMSMSATIASSLQLGSSVLGSLQSITSLHQKRVEQAGFAVLKSPDVPSILVETGFISNARDAQRLVTARHQQAVADGLFDGLKNYFQKNPPMNSYMAWVQEQQNVQA, encoded by the coding sequence ATGCACAGACGTCAGCTTCTCAATCTGCTCCTGGCCAGCCCCTTTTTCGTTTTGCCGTTCACGGCCCACGCCACGCAGATTCGTAACGCGCGTTTATGGCGCTCAGACGACAAGCTACGACTGGTGTTCGACCTCAGCGGGCCGGTGCACTACAAGACCTTCTCCCTGACCGCGCCGGAGCGCTTGATCATCGACCTCAGCGGCGCCGGGCTCAGTGGTGATTTTTCTCAACTTGAGCTGAAGAACAGCGGGATCACCGCGATTCGCTCGGGACATTTTGGCAAGGCGGATACGCGCATCGTGCTCGACCTGGCCGCACCGATGCAGCTCAACAGCTTTGTATTGCCGCCGCAGGACGGGCAGGGGCACCGGTTGGTGCTTGATCTCACCAGCGCCACTCAGGCGCCGCGTCAAATCGTGGCTCAATCGACATCGCCGGCAGAAAAAGCCCACCCCAAGCGCGACATCATGGTGGTGGTCGACCCTGGCCACGGCGGCAAAGACCCCGGCGCCATCGGCTCCAAGGGCCAGCGCGAAAAAGACGTGGTGTTGTCCATCGCCCAACTGTTGGCCAAGCGCCTGAAACGCGAGAAGGGCTTTGACGTGAAACTGGTGCGCAACGACGATTTCTTCGTGCCGCTGCGCAAGCGCGTGGACATCGCCCGCCAGCACAAGGCCGATATGTTTATCTCGGTGCACGCCGATGCCGCGCCACGGCTCACGGCTTGCGGGGCCTCGGTGTATGCCCTGTCGGAAGGCGGCGCCACCTCGGCCACGGCGCGTTTTATGGCCCAGCGCGAAAACGGCGCGGACCTGTTGGGTGCCACCACTTTGCTCGACCTGAAGGACAAAGACCCAATGCTCGCCGGGGTGATTCTCGACATGTCGATGAGCGCCACCATCGCCTCCAGCCTGCAACTGGGCAGCTCGGTGTTGGGCAGCCTGCAAAGCATCACCAGCCTGCATCAGAAGCGCGTGGAACAGGCCGGGTTCGCGGTGCTCAAGTCACCGGATGTGCCGTCGATCCTGGTGGAGACCGGGTTTATCTCCAACGCCCGGGACGCCCAGCGCTTAGTGACGGCGCGCCATCAACAGGCCGTGGCGGATGGCTTGTTCGACGGCCTGAAAAACTACTTCCAGAAGAACCCGCCGATGAACAGCTACATGGCGTGGGTGCAGGAACAGCAGAACGTTCAGGCCTAA
- the folE2 gene encoding GTP cyclohydrolase FolE2: MNALTLPDIAAQASRQALPLDWVGMCGIALPILIDGQRLTATADAGVSLDDGTARGIHMSRLYLALEMLDQQPLTPALLRNVLQRFLDSHEDLSKNAYLRIHTHLLLKRPALVSPLAGWKSYPVTIEARLENQMFHVEQKIDVTYSSTCPCSAALARQLIQQQFIDDFADKPLQHEAMLTWLGSANGIVATPHSQRSSAQLHVYLQGEHLALTDLINDAEAALGTAVQTAVKRADEQAFALANGQNLMFCEDAARRLNLALKRSDAVKAFHLKVIHAESLHAHDAVAESRWTRHPA, translated from the coding sequence ATGAATGCGCTGACTCTGCCGGATATCGCCGCGCAGGCTTCACGCCAAGCCTTGCCACTCGATTGGGTGGGCATGTGCGGCATCGCCCTGCCGATCCTGATCGACGGTCAGCGCCTGACCGCCACTGCCGATGCCGGCGTGAGCCTGGACGATGGCACCGCCCGTGGCATTCATATGTCACGCCTGTACCTGGCGCTGGAAATGCTCGACCAGCAGCCCCTCACGCCTGCACTTCTGCGCAATGTACTGCAGCGCTTTCTCGACAGTCATGAAGATTTATCTAAGAACGCCTACCTGCGTATCCACACCCATCTGTTGCTCAAACGTCCGGCGCTGGTGAGTCCATTAGCGGGCTGGAAGAGCTACCCGGTGACCATTGAAGCCCGGTTGGAAAACCAGATGTTCCACGTGGAACAAAAAATTGACGTGACGTATTCCTCGACCTGCCCTTGCTCCGCTGCCCTTGCCAGGCAGTTGATTCAGCAGCAATTTATCGATGATTTCGCCGACAAGCCTTTGCAGCACGAAGCCATGCTGACCTGGCTCGGCAGCGCCAACGGTATCGTCGCCACACCCCACAGCCAGCGCAGTAGCGCGCAGTTGCACGTATACCTGCAAGGCGAACACTTGGCGCTGACCGACCTGATCAACGACGCCGAAGCCGCCCTCGGCACCGCCGTACAAACCGCGGTGAAACGGGCGGACGAACAAGCCTTCGCCCTGGCCAACGGGCAGAACCTGATGTTCTGCGAAGACGCCGCCCGCCGCCTGAACCTCGCCTTGAAACGCTCGGATGCCGTCAAAGCCTTCCACCTCAAAGTGATCCACGCCGAAAGCCTGCACGCGCACGATGCCGTGGCTGAAAGCCGCTGGACGAGACACCCTGCATGA
- a CDS encoding metal ABC transporter ATP-binding protein, with product MITCTALRWGAPGQPLTPAVDFTLEKGSLTGVIGPNGCGKSSLLKVIAGLQKPLAGKVLVNVPRRGGLAFLPQQQHLDRQFPISLQELVAAGFWGTQLTAQQRSQRLQAVLEDWCLSGLEQRPLMALSGGQLQRALLARMSLADSPVLLLDEPHAALDEEGQALCWKHIHAWRAEGRTLVIVCHDLTSVRHHTEQVLHIKSTGCAFGDSKQLIRPQPQMQVA from the coding sequence ATGATCACCTGCACTGCTTTGCGCTGGGGCGCCCCCGGCCAACCGCTCACACCCGCCGTGGATTTCACTCTGGAAAAAGGCAGCCTCACTGGGGTCATAGGTCCCAACGGCTGCGGTAAAAGCAGTCTGCTCAAAGTCATCGCCGGGCTGCAAAAGCCGCTGGCCGGCAAGGTGCTCGTGAATGTTCCACGGCGTGGCGGCCTGGCGTTCTTGCCTCAGCAGCAACACCTGGACCGCCAGTTCCCCATCAGCCTGCAAGAACTGGTCGCCGCCGGTTTCTGGGGCACCCAACTCACCGCGCAACAACGCAGCCAGCGCCTGCAAGCCGTGCTGGAAGACTGGTGCCTCAGCGGCCTGGAACAGCGCCCATTGATGGCCTTGTCCGGCGGCCAACTGCAGCGCGCCCTGCTCGCCCGCATGAGCCTGGCCGATTCGCCGGTGTTGCTGCTCGACGAACCCCATGCGGCCCTCGATGAAGAGGGCCAGGCGTTGTGCTGGAAACACATCCACGCCTGGCGTGCCGAAGGCCGCACGCTGGTCATCGTTTGCCACGACTTGACGTCCGTACGCCACCACACCGAGCAGGTGCTGCACATCAAAAGCACCGGCTGTGCGTTCGGCGACAGCAAACAGCTGATCCGCCCGCAACCCCAAATGCAGGTGGCCTGA
- a CDS encoding metal ABC transporter permease, with translation MHFAAHLWMPFVDFVFMRRALIGGLVLACSTAPLGVFLILRRMSLIGDAVAHGILPGAALGFWFAGLSLPALTIGGLGAGLSMAGLCAWITRRTGLREDASLAAIYPISLAAGVLILGIAGKRLDLLHLLFGSALAVDATTLTGMLWVSGFSLIAMGLIYKPLLLDTLDPLFLQTVSRLGPLAHGLFLTLVVLNLVIGFQAIGALMVVGLMMLPAIASRFWSRRLPVLIAVSAVLGCLSVWLGLLLSFYYSLPSGPAIVLVAGAGYLLSVVFGPVHGLLRRPPLLTSQ, from the coding sequence ATGCACTTCGCCGCCCACCTGTGGATGCCCTTTGTCGACTTCGTGTTCATGCGCCGCGCCCTGATCGGCGGGCTGGTGCTCGCGTGCAGCACCGCGCCGCTGGGCGTTTTCCTGATCCTGCGGCGCATGAGCCTGATCGGTGACGCCGTGGCCCACGGCATCCTGCCCGGCGCTGCACTGGGCTTCTGGTTCGCCGGGCTCAGCCTGCCAGCGCTGACCATCGGTGGCCTCGGCGCCGGCCTGAGCATGGCCGGCCTCTGCGCTTGGATCACCCGCCGCACCGGCCTGCGCGAAGACGCCAGCCTCGCCGCCATCTACCCCATTTCCCTGGCCGCCGGCGTGCTGATCCTCGGCATCGCCGGCAAGCGCCTGGACCTGTTGCACCTGCTGTTCGGCTCGGCCCTGGCCGTGGACGCAACCACCCTCACCGGCATGCTCTGGGTCTCGGGGTTCAGCCTGATCGCCATGGGGCTGATCTACAAACCGCTGCTGCTCGACACCCTCGACCCGCTGTTCCTGCAAACCGTCAGCCGCCTCGGCCCGCTGGCCCACGGGCTGTTCCTGACCCTGGTGGTGCTCAACCTGGTGATCGGTTTCCAGGCCATCGGCGCGTTGATGGTGGTGGGTTTGATGATGTTGCCGGCCATCGCTTCACGTTTCTGGAGCCGGCGTTTGCCGGTGTTGATTGCGGTATCGGCGGTGCTGGGATGCCTGTCGGTGTGGCTTGGCTTGTTGCTGTCGTTCTACTACTCACTGCCCAGCGGCCCGGCGATTGTGCTGGTGGCGGGCGCTGGGTACCTGCTGTCCGTGGTCTTCGGTCCGGTGCACGGCTTACTGCGCCGCCCACCCCTGCTTACATCCCAATGA
- a CDS encoding metal ABC transporter substrate-binding protein: MRALLVLFSLLLPLSMAQAADKLQVVTSFSILDDITHQIGGDHIQISNMVGPDADAHTYEPTPDDAKALLKAKLIIKNGLGFEPWLDRLVTSTETRATVVTASKGVISHTMEEDGETIPDPHAWHNLANAEIYVNNITKALIAADPANTADYQRNSQTYLKEIYRLLAEAKTKFGALPPGNRRIVTSHDAFGYLGQAYGIQFLAPQGLSTEREPSAAEVAALITQIRKDKVKAVFMENIKDSRLLKQIADESGAQIGGTLYSDALAAEGPASTFTGLFEYNLNTLCAALGKP, from the coding sequence ATGCGCGCTCTACTCGTGCTGTTCAGTCTGCTGCTGCCGCTGTCGATGGCCCAGGCCGCCGACAAACTCCAGGTGGTTACCAGCTTCAGTATTCTCGATGACATCACCCACCAGATCGGTGGCGATCACATCCAGATCAGCAACATGGTCGGCCCCGACGCCGACGCCCATACCTACGAGCCCACGCCGGACGACGCCAAGGCGCTGCTCAAGGCCAAGCTGATCATCAAGAACGGCCTGGGCTTCGAACCGTGGCTGGACCGCCTGGTGACCAGCACCGAAACCCGAGCCACCGTGGTCACCGCCAGTAAGGGCGTGATCTCCCACACGATGGAAGAGGACGGCGAAACCATCCCCGACCCGCACGCCTGGCATAACCTGGCCAACGCCGAAATCTACGTCAACAACATCACCAAGGCGCTGATCGCCGCCGACCCGGCCAACACCGCCGACTACCAGCGCAACAGCCAAACCTACCTGAAAGAGATCTACCGCCTGCTCGCCGAAGCCAAGACCAAGTTCGGCGCATTGCCGCCGGGCAACCGCCGTATCGTCACCTCCCATGACGCTTTCGGTTACCTGGGCCAGGCCTACGGGATTCAGTTCCTGGCGCCGCAGGGCTTGTCCACCGAACGTGAGCCTTCCGCCGCCGAAGTCGCTGCGCTGATCACCCAGATCCGCAAAGACAAGGTCAAGGCCGTGTTCATGGAAAACATCAAGGACTCGCGCCTGCTCAAGCAGATCGCTGACGAAAGCGGCGCGCAGATCGGCGGCACGCTGTACTCCGATGCCCTCGCCGCCGAAGGCCCGGCCAGCACCTTCACCGGGCTGTTCGAATACAACCTCAACACCTTGTGCGCGGCCCTGGGTAAGCCATGA
- the hisI gene encoding phosphoribosyl-AMP cyclohydrolase, translating to MSLSMLELEGAAIGSRFPLEPVLDALPWNRDGLIAAIAQQHGSGAVLMLAWMNRQALSETLATGQVCYWSRSRQQLWRKGESSGHRQQLVEARLDCDGDAVLLIVNQRGPACHTGRPTCFYNAIDGDHIHIITEPSA from the coding sequence ATGAGCCTGAGCATGCTCGAACTGGAAGGGGCGGCCATTGGCAGTCGCTTTCCACTCGAACCGGTGCTCGATGCCCTGCCGTGGAACCGTGATGGCCTGATTGCCGCCATCGCCCAGCAACACGGCAGCGGCGCGGTACTGATGCTGGCCTGGATGAACCGCCAGGCCCTCAGCGAAACCCTGGCTACCGGCCAAGTCTGCTACTGGTCCCGCTCGCGCCAGCAACTGTGGCGCAAGGGAGAAAGCTCCGGCCACAGGCAACAGTTGGTAGAAGCCCGCCTGGATTGCGACGGCGACGCGGTGCTGCTGATCGTCAACCAACGGGGCCCGGCCTGCCACACCGGCCGACCGACCTGTTTCTACAACGCCATCGATGGCGACCACATTCACATCATCACGGAGCCCAGCGCATGA
- a CDS encoding DapH/DapD/GlmU-related protein, with amino-acid sequence MIRKNPSGDLPVIAESAYVDKTAIICGKVIIGENVFVGPYAVIRADEVDASGAMDPITIGANSNIQDGVVIHSKSGAAVTIGEFTSIAHRSIVHGPCSVGDRVFIGFNSVLFNCAVGDGCVVRHNSVVDGRDLPAAFYVPSTTRIGPNTDLSQFPPVSVSASEFSEDVARTNVDLVRGYKALQNEF; translated from the coding sequence ATGATCCGCAAGAACCCTTCCGGCGATCTGCCGGTGATTGCCGAATCGGCCTACGTCGACAAGACCGCGATCATCTGCGGCAAGGTCATCATCGGCGAGAATGTGTTCGTCGGCCCCTACGCCGTGATCCGTGCCGACGAAGTCGACGCCAGCGGCGCTATGGACCCGATCACCATCGGCGCCAATTCCAATATCCAGGACGGCGTGGTGATCCACTCCAAGTCCGGCGCGGCCGTGACCATCGGCGAGTTCACCTCCATCGCCCACCGCTCCATCGTCCACGGCCCGTGCAGTGTGGGCGACCGCGTATTCATCGGCTTCAACAGCGTGCTGTTCAACTGCGCCGTGGGCGATGGCTGCGTGGTGCGCCACAACTCGGTGGTCGATGGCCGCGACCTGCCCGCCGCGTTCTATGTGCCCTCCACCACCCGCATCGGGCCCAACACCGACCTGTCGCAATTCCCGCCGGTGAGCGTCAGCGCCTCGGAGTTTTCCGAAGACGTGGCGCGGACCAACGTTGATCTGGTGCGCGGCTACAAAGCCCTGCAAAACGAGTTCTGA
- a CDS encoding dihydroorotase, whose translation MSRLLIRNARLVNEGQVFDADVLVANGRIEKIASSITGCDAPLAIDAKGQWLLPGMIDDQVHFRDPGAPDKGSFYSESRAAVAGGITSVMDMPNTSPATLNLEALADKKRRAALHSVANYGFHFGVSNDNLDTVAALDPSQVAGVKVFMGASTGNMLVDDPRILERLFAHVPTILLAHCEHTPSIQANELRLRERFGDNIPAVAHPLIRDAEACYRSSSFAVELAKRHGTRLHVLHLTSARELELFEDKPLAQKRITAEVCVHHLLFDDRDYHRLGHQIKCNPAIKTRADRDALRQALLSDRLDVIGTDHAPHTWAQKQLAYREAPSGLPLVQHALPALLELVADGLLPLTTLVAKTSHRVADLFAIPDRGYLREGYWADLVLIKPEPDGKPVADEPILARCGWTPFAERRFRHSVSTTLVSGHLAWHNGQVVDSCQGLPLHFLR comes from the coding sequence ATGAGCCGCCTGTTGATTCGTAACGCCCGCCTGGTCAATGAAGGCCAGGTTTTCGACGCCGACGTGCTGGTCGCCAATGGCCGCATCGAAAAGATCGCCAGCAGCATCACCGGGTGTGACGCACCGCTGGCCATCGACGCCAAGGGCCAATGGCTGTTGCCGGGCATGATCGATGACCAGGTGCATTTCCGTGACCCCGGCGCGCCGGACAAAGGCAGTTTCTACAGTGAGTCCCGGGCGGCGGTGGCGGGCGGCATTACCAGCGTGATGGACATGCCCAACACCAGCCCAGCGACCCTGAACCTGGAGGCCCTGGCCGATAAAAAACGCCGTGCGGCCCTGCATTCGGTGGCCAACTATGGGTTTCACTTCGGCGTGAGCAACGACAACCTGGACACCGTCGCCGCCCTCGACCCGAGCCAGGTGGCCGGGGTCAAAGTGTTCATGGGCGCCTCCACCGGCAACATGCTGGTGGACGATCCACGGATCCTGGAGCGGCTGTTTGCCCACGTGCCGACCATCCTCCTGGCCCACTGCGAACACACGCCGAGCATCCAGGCCAATGAACTGCGCCTGCGTGAGCGTTTCGGCGATAACATCCCCGCCGTCGCCCACCCGCTGATCCGCGATGCCGAGGCGTGCTATCGCTCGTCGTCCTTTGCAGTGGAATTGGCCAAGCGCCACGGCACGCGCCTGCACGTGCTGCACCTCACCAGCGCCCGCGAGCTCGAACTGTTCGAAGACAAGCCCCTGGCCCAAAAACGCATCACGGCCGAGGTGTGTGTGCACCACCTGCTCTTCGATGACCGCGACTATCACCGCCTCGGCCATCAGATCAAATGCAACCCGGCGATCAAGACCCGCGCCGACCGCGACGCGCTGCGCCAGGCGTTATTGAGTGATCGTCTGGATGTGATTGGCACAGACCATGCGCCGCATACCTGGGCGCAAAAGCAACTGGCGTATCGCGAAGCACCGTCAGGGTTGCCCCTGGTGCAACATGCGTTGCCGGCGTTACTGGAGTTGGTGGCAGACGGGCTGCTGCCGCTGACCACGTTGGTCGCGAAGACCAGCCACCGGGTCGCCGACCTGTTTGCGATCCCGGACCGTGGCTATCTGCGTGAAGGGTATTGGGCCGATCTGGTGCTGATCAAACCCGAGCCCGACGGCAAGCCGGTTGCCGACGAGCCAATCCTGGCCCGCTGCGGTTGGACGCCCTTTGCCGAACGGCGCTTTCGCCACAGCGTCAGTACCACCTTGGTCTCCGGCCACCTGGCCTGGCACAACGGCCAAGTAGTCGATAGCTGCCAAGGTTTACCCCTGCATTTCCTAAGGTAG
- a CDS encoding DUF3617 domain-containing protein, whose protein sequence is MNARLLCLSIVVGLSLPVAAQAQMLAPGLWELTTSNMKVDNQDLPDLSLILGQLKQQMTPEQRAMLEKQGITMAGKGVQMCLTPAQVASDSIPLTDPQSGCKQQVTDKTGNQWKFRFSCPKAQGTGVATFQSQKEFTTTVNGTFNATGIQQKGSLDTHAQWLGNECGTVKPRA, encoded by the coding sequence ATGAATGCTCGTCTGCTCTGTTTATCCATAGTTGTTGGTTTGTCGCTGCCGGTGGCAGCACAGGCGCAGATGCTGGCGCCGGGCTTGTGGGAATTGACCACCAGCAATATGAAAGTCGATAACCAGGACCTGCCGGATTTGTCGCTGATCCTCGGTCAGCTCAAGCAACAGATGACCCCTGAACAACGCGCCATGCTGGAGAAACAAGGCATCACCATGGCCGGCAAAGGCGTACAGATGTGCCTCACGCCCGCGCAGGTCGCGTCTGACTCGATTCCCCTGACCGACCCGCAATCGGGCTGCAAACAGCAAGTCACCGACAAAACCGGCAACCAGTGGAAATTCCGCTTCAGTTGCCCGAAAGCCCAGGGCACCGGTGTCGCCACGTTCCAAAGCCAGAAAGAATTCACCACCACCGTCAACGGCACCTTCAATGCCACCGGCATCCAGCAGAAGGGCAGCCTGGACACTCACGCGCAGTGGTTGGGCAACGAGTGCGGTACGGTCAAACCCCGCGCTTAA